From a single Silene latifolia isolate original U9 population chromosome 6, ASM4854445v1, whole genome shotgun sequence genomic region:
- the LOC141587521 gene encoding uncharacterized protein LOC141587521, with protein MVKLIFKQDSMENFLAIPLISSRNQDEVFWPYSNEGSYTVKSGYGVIFEEYFDKKGSLKDKEWINEKKKRFCKTTLWKLPGPQSWKILLWKIITGSLPVGSEFVKRNFGWDPFCTMCSTENRDYETPGHLFRDCEVSARIWFDSALGIMTKQNRSLGIGDWIINWITYLKDHEDSTNCVTQFLAILHSIWTLRNNSIFRGEGFIPKVFFNQLANLASLAMKEPKKGEWNLADFQNESQGSPGLDYEGKRIKEGQPFFLIDTFGSLVTG; from the coding sequence ATGGTTAAGTTGATTTTTAAACAGGACAGTATGGAAAATTTTTTGGCGATCCCACTCATTTCCTCCAGGAATCAAGATGAAGTCTTCTGGCCTTACTCAAATGAAGGGAGTTATACCGTTAAAAGCGGCTATGGGGTGATCTTTGAGGAATATTTCGACAAAAAAGGATCTTTAAAGGACAAAGAATGGATAAATGAAAAGAAGAAGCGTTTCTGTAAAACCACCCTTTGGAAGCTTCCAGGACCTCAATCTTGGAAGATTCTATTATGGAAGATCATCACTGGTTCCCTTCCGGTTGGGAGTGAGTTTGTTAAGCGAAACTTTGGGTGGGACCCTTTCTGCACCATGTGCAGTACGGAGAATAGGGATTATGAAACCCCGGGCCATCTATTTAGAGATTGTGAAGTCTCCGCGAGAATTTGGTTTGATTCAGCACTAGGCATCATGACGAAACAAAACAGATCCTTGGGAATTGGCGATTGGATTATCAACTGGATAACTTATTTAAAAGATCACGAGGATAGTACGAACTGTGTAACACAGTTCTTAGCTATCCTGCATAGTATTTGGACACTACGCAATAATTCTATATTTAGAGGAGAAGGTTTTATCCCAAAGGTGTTCTTTAATCAATTAGCTAATTTGGCCTCCTTGGCCATGAAGGAACCTAAGAAGGGTGAATGGAACTTAGCGGATTTCCAGAATGAGAGTCAAGGATCTCCGGGACTTGACTATGAAGGAAAACGGATCAAGGAAGGTCAACCTTTTTTCCTTATCGATACTTTTGGCTCTCTTGTAACAGGATAA
- the LOC141658592 gene encoding glycolipid transfer protein 3, translating into MKRKRDEIIEKKTGLKSAIEELSVLVKLDNKIKIKGCSCSCSSSSTAVTTPVAATITNNGDGCFVKEVIVSNIPTRPFISICSTILHVLDKIGPTMAVLRQDICKNIQRLEMLNATNPTQYSYLVEILNKEAVEGNAKKGDTCSKALVWLTRSLNFTAALLQKLLIDPRENMEQIVGEAYEITFKPWHGWISAAAFRVALKLIPDTDTFISLLKAKDENLDTLKDDIETLISLLVPLLEDLHSILRSHGLDKLKST; encoded by the exons atgaagagaAAGAGAGATGAAATTATTGAGAAGAAGACAGGATTAAAGTCAGCCATTGAAGAACTTTCAGTTCTTGTCAAACTTGATAATAAAATCAAAATTAAgggttgttcttgttcttgttcatcATCTTCGACTGCTGTAACTACTCCcgttgctgctactattactAACAACGGTGACGGTTGTTTTGTGAAAGAAGTTATAGTTTCCAACATACCAACTAGGCCTTTTATCTCTATTTGCTCCACAATTCTTCATGTTCTTG ATAAGATAGGGCCGACAATGGCTGTGCTCAGACAAGATATCTGCAAAAATATCCAG AGATTGGAGATGCTAAATGCTACGAATCCGACACAATACTCGTATTTGGTAGAGATACTAAACAAAGAAGCAGTTGAAGGAAATGCCAAAAAAGGTGATACTTGTAGCAAGGCCTTAGTCTGGCTTACAAG GAGCTTGAACTTCACGGCAGCATTGCTTCAAAAGCTGTTAATTGATCCGAGGGAAAACATGGAGCAAATTGTGGGCGAAGCCTATGAGATCACCTTTAAACCTTGGCATGGATGGATTTCTGCTGCTGCCTTCAGA GTAGCTCTTAAACTAATTCCGGACACTGATACATTTATCAGTCTACTAAAGGCGAAAGACGAAAACCTTGATACACTAAAAGATGATATTGAAACCCTAATATCTTTACTCGTTCCTTTACTAGAAGATCTCCATTCCATTCTT AGATCACACGGGCTGGATAAACTGAAGTCTACGTAA